Proteins found in one Micropterus dolomieu isolate WLL.071019.BEF.003 ecotype Adirondacks linkage group LG12, ASM2129224v1, whole genome shotgun sequence genomic segment:
- the pcdh7b gene encoding protocadherin-7b isoform X4 produces the protein MRTTGAVDYLYYCMLILQLLHQPAAKQVLRYRLAEEGPADVRVGNVAGDLGIVAGSGEVTFTLESGSDFFKIDNITGELTTNERRIDREKLQQCQMIFDENECFIDFEVSVIGPAQSWVDLFEGKVIILDINDNTPSFPSPVLTLSVEENRPIGTLYLLPTATDRDFGRNGIERYELIQDNGENSRRLGSSGDSFSGKRRFEEGATRSSVFELQVADTTDGEKQPQLIIKGALDREQRDSYELTLRVRDGGDPPRSSQAILRVMITDVNDNSPRFEKSVYEADLPENSSPGAPILQLKAADADVGVNGQIEYVFGAATESVRRLLRLDESTGWLSVLHRIDREEVSQLRFTVMARDRGQPPKMDKATVVLNIKDENDNVPAIEIRKIGRIFLKDGVANVAEDVVVDTPIALVQVSDRDQGENGIVTCTVVGDVPFQLKPASEMEGEQNKKKYFLHTSAPLDYEATQEYNVVIVAVDSGSPSLASNNSLIVKVGDTNDNPPVFSKNVVEVSFPENNAPGERVTTVAAIDADSGKNAEIAYSLDSSVNGIFSIDADSGDIRVNTILDREQTERYEFKVIAKDKGINTLQGSATVVVLVADKNDNEPKFMQDVFTFYVKENLEPNSPVGMVTVIDADKGQNAEMSLFIEEEEEIFSIENDTGTIFSTLSFDREQKTTYTFRVKAVDGGDPPRSATATVSLFVMDENDNAPTVTFPINSSYTLLPPSSNIRTVVRTVIATDTDTGINADLNYSIIGGNPFKLFEIDGGTGVISLVGKVEHKHYGLHRLVVQVNDSGQPSQSTTTLVHVYVNETLSNSTVVEAQVARSLSTSLNTNIAGDPNYDLSKQRLSIVIGVVSGIMTVILIILVVVMARYCRPKNKNGYEAGKKDHEDFFTPQQHDKSKKPKKDKKKQKSKQPLYSSIVTVEASKPNGQRYDGVNEKLSDSPGMGRYRSVNGGPGSPDLARHYKSSSPLPTVQLHPQSPTAGKKHQAVQDLPPANTFVGTGDNISLGSDHCSEYSSQTINKYNKQPFRRVTFSVVSQPQDPHQQGSLQSCYDSGLDESETPSSKSSSGPRLGALPLPEDSYERTTPDGSVGEAEHMENGEKEH, from the coding sequence ATGAGGACTACTGGTGCAGTGGACTATTTGTACTATTGCATGCTCATTCTGCAGCTTCTGCATCAGCCCGCTGCCAAGCAAGTGCTCCGGTACCGTTTGGCTGAGGAGGGACCCGCCGATGTTAGAGTAGGGAACGTAGCCGGGGACCTGGGCATTGTTGCCGGGTCCGGCGAGGTGACATTCACGTTAGAATCAGGCTCAGATTTTTTCAAAATAGACAACATAACAGGTGAGCTCACCACCAATGAGAGGCGCATAGACCGTGAAAAATTACAGCAGTGCCAAATGATATTTGATGAAAATGAGTGTTTTATAGATTTTGAGGTGTCCGTGATTGGACCAGCCCAGAGCTGGGTCGACCTCTTTGAGGGAAAAGTCATCATATTAGATATAAATGATAACACACCGTCTTTCCCGTCCCCTGTCCTGACACTGTCTGTGGAGGAAAACAGACCAATTGGAACCCTTTATCTGCTGCCCACAGCCACAGACAGAGATTTTGGCAGAAATGGAATAGAGAGATATGAGCTTATCCAGGACAATGGGGAAAACTCAAGGCGCTTGGGCTCTTCTGGGGATTCATTCTCAGGGAAGAGGAGATTTGAGGAAGGCGCAACCAGGAGCAGCGTCTTTGAACTGCAAGTTGCTGACACTACTGATGGAGAGAAGCAGCCTCAACTCATCATTAAAGGGGCCCTTGATAGGGAACAGAGAGACTCCTATGAGCTCACACTGCGTGTTAGGGATGGAGGAGATCCCCCTCGCTCTTCCCAGGCCATTCTTAGGGTGATGATCACTGATGTGAATGACAACAGTCCTCGGTTTGAGAAGAGTGTGTATGAAGCTGACTTACCAGAAAATAGCTCCCCTGGTGCCCCCATACTACAGCTTAAAGCGGCTGATGCAGATGTGGGGGTTAATGGTCAAATAGAATATGTGTTTGGGGCAGCCACAGAATCAGTAAGGAGGTTACTGAGGTTGGATGAGAGCACAGGGTGGCTGAGTGTGTTGCACCGCATTGACCGTGAAGAAGTGAGCCAACTGAGGTTCACAGTAATGGCCCGTGACCGAGGCCAGCCACCGAAAATGGACAAGGCCACTGTGGTGTTGAACATCAAGGATGAGAATGACAACGTTCCTGCTATAGAGATACGGAAAATTGGACGCATTTTCTTAAAAGACGGAGTAGCCAACGTTGCTGAGGATGTAGTGGTGGACACACCCATTGCCTTAGTTCAGGTGTCAGACCGCGACCAGGGGGAAAACGGCATTGTGACCTGCACAGTCGTAGGGGATGTGCCCTTTCAGCTCAAACCAGCCAGTGAGATGGAGGGGGAgcagaataaaaagaaatatttcctCCACACGTCTGCACCGCTGGACTATGAGGCCACACAGGAATATAATGTGGTCATAGTGGCTGTGGACTCTGGAAGCCCCAGTCTGGCAAGTAATAACTCTCTTATCGTCAAAGTGGGCGACACTAATGACAACCCTCCTGTCTTCAGCAAGAACGTAGTAGAGGTGTCGTTTCCAGAAAACAATGCCCCTGGCGAGAGGGTGACAACAGTGGCAGCCATCGACGCAGATAGTGGGAAGAACGCTGAAATAGCCTATTCCCTGGACTCATCAGTAAATGGGATTTTCTCTATCGATGCAGACAGTGGAGACATCCGAGTAAACACCATTCTGGATAGAGAGCAAACGGAGCGCTACGAATTCAAAGTGATAGCCAAAGATAAGGGCATAAACACCTTACAGGGCTCTGCAACAGTGGTTGTCCTTGTGGCCGATAAGAATGACAACGAACCAAAGTTCATGCAGGATGTGTTCACCTTCTATGTCAAAGAGAACCTTGAGCCAAACAGCCCAGTTGGCATGGTTACAGTAATTGATGCAGATAAAGGCCAAAATGCAGAGATGAGTCTTTTCattgaggaagaggaagagatcTTTTCTATTGAGAATGACACGGGGACTATTTTCTCCACCCTGTCCTTTGACCGAGAGCAGAAAACTACGTACACATTCCGTGTCAAAGCTGTGGACGGCGGCGACCCTCCCAGATCCGCCACCGCCACAGTTTCGCTCTTTGTCATGGATGAAAATGACAATGCACCAACAGTCACTTTCCCAATAAACAGCTCCTACacccttctccctccctccagtAACATCAGAACAGTGGTCAGAACTGTCATAGCCACTGATACCGACACCGGCATCAACGCGGACCTGAACTATAGCATCATTGGGGGAAACCCCTTCAAGCTTTTCGAGATTGATGGGGGCACTGGGGTCATTTCACTTGTGGGGAAGGTGGAGCACAAGCACTATGGCCTCCACAGACTAGTGGTCCAGGTGAACGACAGTGGCCAGCCTTCACAGAGCACCACCACACTCGTCCATGTGTATGTCAACGAGACTCTTTCCAACTCCACAGTTGTGGAGGCCCAGGTGGCTAGAAGCCTGAGCACGTCTCTCAACACCAACATTGCCGGTGACCCCAACTACGATCTAAGCAAACAGCGGTTAAGCATTGTGATCGGAGTAGTTTCGGGCATCATGACAGTCATCCTCATTATTCTAGTTGTTGTCATGGCCCGTTACTGCCGTCCCAAGAATAAGAATGGTTATGAGGCCGGAAAGAAAGATCACGAAGACTTCTTTACCCCACAGCAGCATGATAAGTCCAAGAAGCCCAAGAAAGATAAGAAGAAACAGAAGTCCAAACAGCCACTCTATAGCAGTATTGTCACTGTAGAGGCCTCCAAACCCAACGGGCAGCGCTACGACGGTGTCAACGAGAAGCTGTCGGACAGTCCTGGCATGGGCCGCTACCGTTCAGTCAACGGAGGGCCGGGAAGCCCAGATCTGGCCCGGCACTACAAGTCCAGTTCACCGCTCCCTACTGTCCAGCTTCACCCGCAGTCGCCAAcagctggtaaaaagcaccagGCAGTTCAGGACTTGCCCCCTGCCAATACCTTTGTTGGCACCGGAGATAACATTTCCCTTGGATCTGACCACTGCTCTGAGTACAGCAGTCAAACTATCAACAAGTACAACAAACAG
- the pcdh7b gene encoding protocadherin-7b isoform X5 → MRTTGAVDYLYYCMLILQLLHQPAAKQVLRYRLAEEGPADVRVGNVAGDLGIVAGSGEVTFTLESGSDFFKIDNITGELTTNERRIDREKLQQCQMIFDENECFIDFEVSVIGPAQSWVDLFEGKVIILDINDNTPSFPSPVLTLSVEENRPIGTLYLLPTATDRDFGRNGIERYELIQDNGENSRRLGSSGDSFSGKRRFEEGATRSSVFELQVADTTDGEKQPQLIIKGALDREQRDSYELTLRVRDGGDPPRSSQAILRVMITDVNDNSPRFEKSVYEADLPENSSPGAPILQLKAADADVGVNGQIEYVFGAATESVRRLLRLDESTGWLSVLHRIDREEVSQLRFTVMARDRGQPPKMDKATVVLNIKDENDNVPAIEIRKIGRIFLKDGVANVAEDVVVDTPIALVQVSDRDQGENGIVTCTVVGDVPFQLKPASEMEGEQNKKKYFLHTSAPLDYEATQEYNVVIVAVDSGSPSLASNNSLIVKVGDTNDNPPVFSKNVVEVSFPENNAPGERVTTVAAIDADSGKNAEIAYSLDSSVNGIFSIDADSGDIRVNTILDREQTERYEFKVIAKDKGINTLQGSATVVVLVADKNDNEPKFMQDVFTFYVKENLEPNSPVGMVTVIDADKGQNAEMSLFIEEEEEIFSIENDTGTIFSTLSFDREQKTTYTFRVKAVDGGDPPRSATATVSLFVMDENDNAPTVTFPINSSYTLLPPSSNIRTVVRTVIATDTDTGINADLNYSIIGGNPFKLFEIDGGTGVISLVGKVEHKHYGLHRLVVQVNDSGQPSQSTTTLVHVYVNETLSNSTVVEAQVARSLSTSLNTNIAGDPNYDLSKQRLSIVIGVVSGIMTVILIILVVVMARYCRPKNKNGYEAGKKDHEDFFTPQQHDKSKKPKKDKKKQKSKQPLYSSIVTVEASKPNGQRYDGVNEKLSDSPGMGRYRSVNGGPGSPDLARHYKSSSPLPTVQLHPQSPTAGKKHQAVQDLPPANTFVGTGDNISLGSDHCSEYSSQTINKYNKQTPGPCLM, encoded by the coding sequence ATGAGGACTACTGGTGCAGTGGACTATTTGTACTATTGCATGCTCATTCTGCAGCTTCTGCATCAGCCCGCTGCCAAGCAAGTGCTCCGGTACCGTTTGGCTGAGGAGGGACCCGCCGATGTTAGAGTAGGGAACGTAGCCGGGGACCTGGGCATTGTTGCCGGGTCCGGCGAGGTGACATTCACGTTAGAATCAGGCTCAGATTTTTTCAAAATAGACAACATAACAGGTGAGCTCACCACCAATGAGAGGCGCATAGACCGTGAAAAATTACAGCAGTGCCAAATGATATTTGATGAAAATGAGTGTTTTATAGATTTTGAGGTGTCCGTGATTGGACCAGCCCAGAGCTGGGTCGACCTCTTTGAGGGAAAAGTCATCATATTAGATATAAATGATAACACACCGTCTTTCCCGTCCCCTGTCCTGACACTGTCTGTGGAGGAAAACAGACCAATTGGAACCCTTTATCTGCTGCCCACAGCCACAGACAGAGATTTTGGCAGAAATGGAATAGAGAGATATGAGCTTATCCAGGACAATGGGGAAAACTCAAGGCGCTTGGGCTCTTCTGGGGATTCATTCTCAGGGAAGAGGAGATTTGAGGAAGGCGCAACCAGGAGCAGCGTCTTTGAACTGCAAGTTGCTGACACTACTGATGGAGAGAAGCAGCCTCAACTCATCATTAAAGGGGCCCTTGATAGGGAACAGAGAGACTCCTATGAGCTCACACTGCGTGTTAGGGATGGAGGAGATCCCCCTCGCTCTTCCCAGGCCATTCTTAGGGTGATGATCACTGATGTGAATGACAACAGTCCTCGGTTTGAGAAGAGTGTGTATGAAGCTGACTTACCAGAAAATAGCTCCCCTGGTGCCCCCATACTACAGCTTAAAGCGGCTGATGCAGATGTGGGGGTTAATGGTCAAATAGAATATGTGTTTGGGGCAGCCACAGAATCAGTAAGGAGGTTACTGAGGTTGGATGAGAGCACAGGGTGGCTGAGTGTGTTGCACCGCATTGACCGTGAAGAAGTGAGCCAACTGAGGTTCACAGTAATGGCCCGTGACCGAGGCCAGCCACCGAAAATGGACAAGGCCACTGTGGTGTTGAACATCAAGGATGAGAATGACAACGTTCCTGCTATAGAGATACGGAAAATTGGACGCATTTTCTTAAAAGACGGAGTAGCCAACGTTGCTGAGGATGTAGTGGTGGACACACCCATTGCCTTAGTTCAGGTGTCAGACCGCGACCAGGGGGAAAACGGCATTGTGACCTGCACAGTCGTAGGGGATGTGCCCTTTCAGCTCAAACCAGCCAGTGAGATGGAGGGGGAgcagaataaaaagaaatatttcctCCACACGTCTGCACCGCTGGACTATGAGGCCACACAGGAATATAATGTGGTCATAGTGGCTGTGGACTCTGGAAGCCCCAGTCTGGCAAGTAATAACTCTCTTATCGTCAAAGTGGGCGACACTAATGACAACCCTCCTGTCTTCAGCAAGAACGTAGTAGAGGTGTCGTTTCCAGAAAACAATGCCCCTGGCGAGAGGGTGACAACAGTGGCAGCCATCGACGCAGATAGTGGGAAGAACGCTGAAATAGCCTATTCCCTGGACTCATCAGTAAATGGGATTTTCTCTATCGATGCAGACAGTGGAGACATCCGAGTAAACACCATTCTGGATAGAGAGCAAACGGAGCGCTACGAATTCAAAGTGATAGCCAAAGATAAGGGCATAAACACCTTACAGGGCTCTGCAACAGTGGTTGTCCTTGTGGCCGATAAGAATGACAACGAACCAAAGTTCATGCAGGATGTGTTCACCTTCTATGTCAAAGAGAACCTTGAGCCAAACAGCCCAGTTGGCATGGTTACAGTAATTGATGCAGATAAAGGCCAAAATGCAGAGATGAGTCTTTTCattgaggaagaggaagagatcTTTTCTATTGAGAATGACACGGGGACTATTTTCTCCACCCTGTCCTTTGACCGAGAGCAGAAAACTACGTACACATTCCGTGTCAAAGCTGTGGACGGCGGCGACCCTCCCAGATCCGCCACCGCCACAGTTTCGCTCTTTGTCATGGATGAAAATGACAATGCACCAACAGTCACTTTCCCAATAAACAGCTCCTACacccttctccctccctccagtAACATCAGAACAGTGGTCAGAACTGTCATAGCCACTGATACCGACACCGGCATCAACGCGGACCTGAACTATAGCATCATTGGGGGAAACCCCTTCAAGCTTTTCGAGATTGATGGGGGCACTGGGGTCATTTCACTTGTGGGGAAGGTGGAGCACAAGCACTATGGCCTCCACAGACTAGTGGTCCAGGTGAACGACAGTGGCCAGCCTTCACAGAGCACCACCACACTCGTCCATGTGTATGTCAACGAGACTCTTTCCAACTCCACAGTTGTGGAGGCCCAGGTGGCTAGAAGCCTGAGCACGTCTCTCAACACCAACATTGCCGGTGACCCCAACTACGATCTAAGCAAACAGCGGTTAAGCATTGTGATCGGAGTAGTTTCGGGCATCATGACAGTCATCCTCATTATTCTAGTTGTTGTCATGGCCCGTTACTGCCGTCCCAAGAATAAGAATGGTTATGAGGCCGGAAAGAAAGATCACGAAGACTTCTTTACCCCACAGCAGCATGATAAGTCCAAGAAGCCCAAGAAAGATAAGAAGAAACAGAAGTCCAAACAGCCACTCTATAGCAGTATTGTCACTGTAGAGGCCTCCAAACCCAACGGGCAGCGCTACGACGGTGTCAACGAGAAGCTGTCGGACAGTCCTGGCATGGGCCGCTACCGTTCAGTCAACGGAGGGCCGGGAAGCCCAGATCTGGCCCGGCACTACAAGTCCAGTTCACCGCTCCCTACTGTCCAGCTTCACCCGCAGTCGCCAAcagctggtaaaaagcaccagGCAGTTCAGGACTTGCCCCCTGCCAATACCTTTGTTGGCACCGGAGATAACATTTCCCTTGGATCTGACCACTGCTCTGAGTACAGCAGTCAAACTATCAACAAGTACAACAAACAG